Proteins from a single region of Calonectris borealis chromosome 14, bCalBor7.hap1.2, whole genome shotgun sequence:
- the FIBIN gene encoding fin bud initiation factor homolog, with protein sequence MPAALRLLWLGCLCSLCRGYFEGPLYPEMSNGTLHHYFVPDGDYEENDDPERCQLLFRVSEQRRCGAAAAGGGGLSLREELTVLGRQVEDAGRVLEGIGKSISYDLDGEESYSTYLRRESAQISDAYSSSDRSLSELEGKFRQGQEQGGREEARLGDSFLGLLLHARALLRETRHISSGLRDKHDLLALTVRSHGARLSRLKNDYLRA encoded by the coding sequence ATGCCGGCAGCGCTGCGCCTGCTGTGGCTGGGCTGCCTCTGCAGCCTCTGCCGCGGGTACTTCGAGGGCCCGCTCTACCCCGAGATGTCCAACGGCACCCTGCACCACTACTTCGTCCCCGACGGGGACTACGAGGAGAACGACGACCCCGAGCGCTGCCAGCTGCTCTTCAGGGTGAGCGAGCAGCGGCGgtgcggcgcggcggcggcgggcggcggcgggctcaGCCTGCGGGAGGAGCTGACGGTGCTGGGCCGGCAGGTGGAGGACGCGGGCCGGGTGCTGGAGGGCATCGGCAAGAGCATCTCCTACGACCTGGACGGGGAGGAGAGCTACAGCACCTACCTGCGCCGCGAGTCCGCCCAGATCAGCGACGCCTACTCCAGCTCGGACCGGTCGCTGAGCGAGCTGGAGGGCAAGTTCCgtcaggggcaggagcaggggggccGGGAGGAGGCCCGCCTGGGCGACAgcttcctggggctgctgctgcacgCCCGCGCCCTGCTGCGGGAGACCCGCCACATCTCCAGCGGGCTGCGGGACAAGCACGACCTCCTCGCCCTCACCGTCCGCAGCCACGGCGCCCGCCTCAGCCGCCTCAAGAACGACTATCTCCGCGCCTga